Proteins encoded by one window of Luteimonas yindakuii:
- a CDS encoding PilC/PilY family type IV pilus protein, translating to MTSTFLIRSGLIIAAALVLTLRSAGVQSDTVFFAGNPPAISQVPLYIRDTVPPLNMLVMGKDHKIYYEAYNDASDLDADGIVDVGYRGWERKNPVPAEGSKFKIDYYGYFNSYVCYDWDGDKFVPARHTDDKTCNGNWSGDFLNYATMSRMDVLRRVLYGGWRRTDTAEQTVLQGAFFPQDAHSWGKEYQSIARDGYDIRKYTAIGSLPAQGRYHLFAVTTFSGNFASFPNYDAPRFRVLRDTTHRIWNWVAMEGPVAGNRCGTQGTLCVTGSTTAHPGHPSNRAEFDALETTWGVADNLLRQDKPSNIECGSNCGASGQNDNYMTVITGRIRIPNGTAQYRISVDGDDAVDFEIRHSNGVVVATAGKYGAGGRCNCDSNNTGILSLVGGQTYTIKFRHEEGTGADNYVLRYQTAPGNSNNWGDWTVVPGSSSGGVFDLQRSVYSLVKESGGSFDSDRFVRVQACPATESLRDASCKTYPSGSHKPTGILHEYGENQRMYFGLVTGTQRNNLQGGVLRRNIDNFANEIDASTGVFRTDVNGIVKSIDRLRMIGGGYAGGGDNTSSQKNWNWANRENNLGGNCVSQGGRTLANGECRMWGNPIAEMMFEAVRYFAGASEPTATFISTANTYGKQEDDHLALPEPAWKDPYKSVQNGGGGYASCSRPVMTVISDINPSYDGNLPGSAFETVASDSTLGDFNAASLGQAIWTDEFGGGSRNVFIGQVGANTDWAPTAKSASSFGNIRGLAPEEPSKEGTYYSASVARYAASRRLNSLSNAPYLTTYSVALASPLPRMLIPVGDRTVELLPFAQTVSGTFGENARKPTNTIVDFFVESISNFPGQPLQATVNQGRAHAVFRINYEDVEQGNDHDMDAIVRYEISAGTNSVTVKLRSEYAAGSANQNIGYVISGTTKDGVYLEVRDTDSQKSTSVYGLNTPSMTTPIRWAGECVGQTGSAPCSQGLDFESSRVFTVGSAGIGQQLRDPLWYAAKYGTPGRVAVGSDGEPENYFLVSNPLNLRAQLSKAFDSAQNASPPAGSSNISGARIGASSFTLVPSFQRNREAKDWTGNLTAISFRADGTLGSTLWNAQAGIPGYATRGSHIFTTHTLTSTSKTVSRLRELPGNNDDRLRRLGINPAQVATRYGANYNSDQIISYLEGDQSRENGRGGTLRNRSHVLGSIINSEPVAVSPRANYGYSLYSDAMFADYTEYLTAKRTADRSTVFVGANDGMLHAFNAKTQPCAADPEQACAGPSAGNELFAYIPHGVLGGLGELPLPDDLYNHRYYVDGQIAVSDARHSSGWKTLLAGTTGAGGRSLFVLDVTNPQSFGTGDVLWERNSTIDYDIGHIFGKPMIVPLENGSWGVVVGNGYGGINSDPSLYILDAFTGELIRKITANDGNPATAPGTPLENWICRFFGGVAPSLCARSEAPYNGMAQVTAIDKNGNGRVDTVYGGDLQGNIWKFDLGSSNDWDWAVANSGTPLFVAEKDSIRQPITGGIRVAAGPGTGVMVYFGTGRYVFTVDNTVPPTPDVHSLYGIFDNGTAVSGGRGALERQAITGESTSTDGQLIRSLSRNMVSYFGGGARRGWYIDLAVNVGTAAAPSYRGVGERFIGTPLIQSGRVFFTTYTPMEDSCNPGGLNFVYGLDLLSGAGGLSNIGTLPGGNAICTGADCAVGAVSIDNNDGGPGSEDPSRARPPVTSMGLGNIDTLKEITSAHCTPGVDCPTFEECSVVIYPGGFVLPRPCGRQSWRQLK from the coding sequence ATGACGTCCACTTTCCTCATTCGCTCCGGCCTGATCATTGCAGCCGCGCTGGTGTTGACACTGCGCAGCGCGGGGGTCCAATCGGATACGGTTTTCTTTGCAGGTAACCCACCTGCCATTTCCCAGGTGCCGCTGTACATTCGGGATACCGTGCCACCTTTGAACATGCTGGTCATGGGCAAGGACCACAAGATCTATTACGAGGCGTACAACGATGCTTCGGATCTCGACGCGGATGGCATCGTCGACGTTGGCTATCGGGGGTGGGAGCGCAAGAATCCGGTGCCGGCCGAGGGTTCCAAGTTCAAGATCGACTATTACGGATATTTCAACTCCTACGTTTGCTACGACTGGGATGGCGACAAGTTCGTTCCCGCGAGACATACCGACGATAAAACCTGCAATGGAAACTGGAGCGGCGATTTCCTCAATTACGCCACCATGTCCCGCATGGACGTGCTCCGACGGGTCCTTTATGGCGGTTGGCGCCGTACTGACACGGCTGAGCAGACGGTGTTGCAGGGCGCATTCTTCCCGCAGGATGCACACAGCTGGGGCAAGGAATACCAGAGCATTGCTCGCGATGGCTACGATATTCGCAAGTACACCGCGATTGGCAGCCTGCCGGCCCAGGGTCGGTACCACCTCTTTGCCGTAACCACGTTCTCCGGAAACTTTGCTTCATTCCCGAATTACGACGCACCGCGCTTCCGGGTTCTCCGAGACACCACCCATCGTATCTGGAACTGGGTGGCGATGGAGGGGCCGGTTGCCGGCAATCGCTGCGGCACGCAGGGCACGTTGTGCGTGACCGGGTCGACCACGGCCCATCCCGGGCACCCGTCGAATAGAGCCGAGTTCGACGCTCTCGAGACCACATGGGGAGTCGCGGACAACCTGTTGCGACAGGACAAGCCGTCCAATATCGAATGCGGTAGCAACTGCGGTGCCTCGGGGCAGAATGACAATTACATGACGGTCATCACCGGCAGGATCCGGATCCCCAACGGGACAGCTCAATATCGTATCTCAGTTGACGGTGATGACGCGGTCGATTTCGAAATTCGGCATTCCAACGGAGTCGTGGTCGCAACTGCTGGGAAATATGGGGCCGGCGGGCGTTGCAATTGCGATAGCAATAACACCGGCATCCTTTCGCTGGTAGGTGGGCAGACCTACACAATCAAGTTCCGCCATGAGGAGGGCACAGGCGCGGACAACTATGTGCTGCGGTACCAGACGGCTCCTGGCAACAGCAACAACTGGGGGGACTGGACGGTGGTTCCCGGCTCCAGCTCGGGCGGGGTCTTCGATCTGCAGCGTAGTGTGTACTCACTGGTCAAAGAATCCGGCGGCTCCTTCGACAGTGATCGGTTCGTCAGGGTGCAGGCCTGCCCTGCAACGGAATCGCTGCGTGATGCTTCGTGCAAGACGTATCCTTCCGGGTCCCACAAGCCCACCGGGATTCTGCACGAGTATGGCGAGAACCAGCGGATGTACTTCGGTCTCGTGACGGGCACTCAGCGCAACAACCTGCAGGGCGGTGTGTTGCGTAGGAACATCGATAATTTCGCCAACGAGATCGACGCATCGACCGGCGTGTTCCGAACCGACGTTAATGGCATCGTCAAGAGCATCGACCGCCTGCGGATGATTGGCGGTGGTTACGCGGGTGGCGGTGACAACACTTCCAGTCAGAAGAACTGGAATTGGGCCAACCGTGAAAACAATTTGGGTGGAAACTGCGTCTCACAGGGTGGTCGCACGCTCGCGAATGGTGAGTGCCGTATGTGGGGTAACCCCATCGCGGAAATGATGTTCGAGGCGGTCAGGTATTTCGCCGGTGCTTCTGAGCCAACTGCGACGTTCATCAGTACGGCAAACACCTACGGCAAGCAAGAGGATGATCACCTCGCGCTGCCCGAGCCAGCGTGGAAGGACCCGTACAAGTCCGTGCAAAACGGCGGTGGAGGTTACGCAAGCTGCTCGCGGCCGGTCATGACCGTGATCAGTGATATCAACCCCAGTTATGACGGCAATCTACCTGGAAGTGCGTTCGAAACCGTGGCGTCGGACTCCACCCTTGGTGATTTCAATGCGGCCAGCCTGGGGCAGGCGATCTGGACCGATGAGTTCGGCGGCGGCTCGCGCAACGTATTCATTGGGCAGGTGGGGGCAAACACCGACTGGGCGCCGACGGCCAAATCCGCGTCCAGCTTCGGAAATATTCGAGGCCTGGCACCGGAAGAGCCGAGCAAAGAAGGTACGTACTATTCTGCGTCTGTGGCGCGGTACGCGGCCTCCAGGCGCCTGAACAGTCTATCCAACGCTCCGTATCTCACCACCTACTCGGTAGCGCTGGCATCGCCACTGCCGCGTATGCTGATTCCCGTTGGCGACAGGACGGTGGAGTTGCTGCCGTTCGCGCAGACCGTGAGCGGTACATTCGGTGAGAACGCGCGTAAGCCGACCAATACGATCGTAGATTTCTTCGTTGAAAGTATTTCGAATTTCCCCGGACAACCGCTCCAGGCGACGGTGAATCAGGGGCGTGCGCACGCTGTATTCCGCATCAACTACGAGGACGTCGAGCAAGGCAACGATCACGACATGGACGCGATCGTGCGTTACGAGATCTCCGCAGGCACTAACAGCGTCACGGTGAAGTTGAGGTCCGAGTATGCTGCTGGTTCGGCAAACCAGAACATCGGTTATGTGATTTCAGGAACGACAAAGGATGGCGTCTATCTTGAGGTGCGTGATACCGATTCGCAGAAGTCCACTTCGGTGTATGGACTCAATACACCATCGATGACAACGCCCATCCGATGGGCCGGCGAATGCGTCGGGCAGACTGGGAGTGCGCCTTGTAGCCAAGGTCTGGACTTCGAGTCAAGCCGCGTGTTCACGGTTGGTTCGGCCGGCATCGGTCAGCAGCTTCGCGACCCCCTGTGGTATGCCGCGAAGTATGGAACGCCGGGCAGAGTCGCCGTGGGCTCCGATGGGGAACCTGAGAACTATTTCCTCGTGTCCAACCCACTAAATCTCAGAGCCCAGCTGTCGAAGGCGTTCGACAGCGCGCAAAATGCGAGCCCGCCGGCGGGCAGCTCCAACATCAGCGGTGCGCGCATTGGCGCCTCGTCATTCACGTTGGTTCCCTCTTTCCAGCGCAATCGTGAAGCCAAGGACTGGACGGGTAATCTGACAGCGATCTCATTCAGGGCGGACGGCACATTGGGTTCGACGCTGTGGAACGCACAGGCGGGAATCCCGGGTTATGCGACGCGTGGCAGCCACATCTTCACTACACACACCCTGACAAGTACCTCGAAGACGGTGAGTCGACTGCGCGAGCTGCCGGGTAACAATGACGACAGGTTGCGTCGTCTCGGGATCAATCCAGCACAGGTCGCCACCCGTTACGGTGCCAACTACAATTCCGATCAGATCATTTCCTACCTTGAAGGAGACCAGTCCAGGGAGAACGGACGTGGCGGCACGCTGCGTAACCGTAGCCATGTGCTTGGCAGCATCATCAACTCCGAGCCGGTCGCGGTCTCGCCGCGCGCGAACTATGGCTACTCCCTTTATTCGGATGCGATGTTCGCGGACTACACCGAGTATCTGACAGCCAAGCGGACCGCTGACAGGTCCACGGTATTCGTAGGCGCGAACGATGGCATGTTGCATGCGTTCAATGCCAAGACGCAGCCGTGTGCAGCCGACCCGGAGCAGGCATGTGCCGGGCCGAGCGCGGGCAACGAATTGTTCGCCTACATCCCGCACGGTGTGCTGGGCGGTCTTGGTGAACTGCCGCTTCCTGACGATCTCTACAACCACCGCTACTACGTGGACGGTCAGATCGCGGTCAGCGACGCAAGGCACAGCAGTGGATGGAAGACCCTGCTGGCCGGAACAACCGGCGCGGGTGGTCGATCACTGTTCGTACTTGACGTCACCAACCCCCAGTCATTTGGTACCGGCGACGTGCTCTGGGAGCGCAACAGCACGATTGACTACGACATCGGGCACATCTTCGGCAAGCCCATGATTGTTCCGCTGGAGAACGGTAGTTGGGGCGTGGTGGTCGGCAATGGCTACGGGGGCATCAACAGCGACCCGTCCCTGTATATCCTCGACGCTTTCACCGGCGAGCTCATTCGGAAGATCACAGCGAATGATGGCAATCCCGCCACGGCACCGGGGACGCCACTGGAAAACTGGATCTGCCGGTTCTTCGGTGGGGTTGCGCCTTCTCTCTGCGCGCGCAGCGAAGCTCCGTACAATGGCATGGCCCAAGTCACGGCGATCGACAAGAATGGCAATGGCCGCGTCGATACGGTGTATGGCGGCGATCTGCAGGGCAACATCTGGAAGTTCGACCTGGGCTCGTCAAACGATTGGGACTGGGCGGTAGCCAACAGCGGCACGCCATTGTTCGTGGCGGAAAAGGACAGTATCCGTCAGCCCATCACCGGCGGTATCCGGGTCGCGGCCGGCCCCGGTACGGGTGTCATGGTGTATTTCGGCACCGGGCGCTATGTGTTCACCGTCGATAATACGGTTCCGCCCACCCCGGATGTGCATTCGCTTTACGGGATTTTCGATAATGGCACTGCGGTGAGCGGCGGGCGGGGTGCGCTCGAACGACAGGCCATCACGGGTGAGAGCACGTCCACAGACGGTCAGCTGATACGAAGCCTGAGCCGCAATATGGTCAGTTATTTCGGAGGAGGAGCGCGTCGCGGCTGGTATATCGATCTGGCAGTGAACGTAGGCACCGCCGCCGCGCCTAGCTACCGGGGCGTGGGCGAGCGATTCATCGGAACACCGTTGATCCAGAGTGGTCGGGTGTTCTTCACCACGTACACACCGATGGAAGACAGTTGCAACCCGGGTGGGCTGAATTTCGTCTACGGGCTGGATCTTTTGTCAGGAGCAGGAGGGCTTTCCAATATCGGCACATTGCCTGGCGGGAACGCCATCTGCACCGGGGCGGATTGTGCCGTCGGCGCAGTGTCGATCGACAACAACGATGGCGGCCCTGGATCCGAGGATCCTAGCCGTGCCCGCCCGCCGGTCACGTCAATGGGTCTTGGCAACATCGACACGCTCAAGGAGATCACCAGCGCGCATTGCACCCCCGGTGTCGACTGCCCCACATTCGAAGAGTGCTCGGTGGTCATCTATCCAGGCGGCTTTGTGCTGCCGCGGCCCTGCGGTCGTCAGTCGTGGAGGCAACTGAAATGA
- a CDS encoding pilus assembly PilX family protein has protein sequence MRNSFSPNQRGAALYVSLILLILLALIGIVALQVAGLQERMSANYQASSMAFQNAEGVARNTESALKSEVTAGLVPDTQIAATNCTASHDATAWNSNTSHVRRLDLCFSWGGMDYPSDESERTDQIYQVTSFAQDRDGLFASSEAVVDTVFIP, from the coding sequence ATGCGCAACTCTTTCTCTCCGAATCAGCGCGGCGCTGCGCTCTATGTTTCGCTGATCCTGCTGATCCTGCTGGCACTGATCGGCATCGTTGCGTTGCAGGTGGCGGGGCTGCAGGAACGCATGTCAGCCAACTACCAGGCAAGCAGTATGGCGTTCCAGAATGCCGAGGGCGTTGCCAGGAATACCGAAAGCGCATTGAAGTCCGAGGTGACCGCAGGGCTGGTGCCTGATACCCAGATTGCCGCCACGAACTGCACCGCATCCCACGATGCGACTGCATGGAACTCCAATACATCGCACGTGCGGCGGCTGGATCTTTGTTTTTCGTGGGGAGGCATGGATTACCCCAGCGACGAGTCGGAGCGGACCGACCAGATCTACCAGGTCACCTCCTTCGCACAGGACCGCGATGGCCTGTTTGCCAGTTCCGAAGCGGTGGTCGACACCGTCTTTATTCCCTGA
- a CDS encoding PilW family protein, translating to MSRIRQGGVSLIELMVALLIGTLLVMGLVQVFSASRTAYQLSSGLARAQENGRFAMDMLQRDLRVAGHMGCVNDQARFLPENITPSRPALVSTFLSAADQFNGNFGAVGVSALRFDQMVQGFDANGTASGQTLTLAATPAVAPDGSSWTPALPADVRAAMIRPVSGSDVLILRHFAPAGAQVTSFTPGVPATIQFNTGHLARLTEGVTSPRLLGIGDCMTAAVFEAAGDLDTGTITVATGGVSQRSLTDQPFVTGQAMLYRAESLVYYVGVNEQGVPSLYRTRFGLNGIGALTTANEELVEGIESMQLQYGVDSEIGLLARPTGNIGRSHVASAPIFTGGSPVANADVWRRVGLVQVGLVARSAEPAAVDQRSTSDNTGVAPLSIVGVRVTPPGDRFYRTVYEDSVALRNRLFGN from the coding sequence GTGAGCCGGATACGCCAGGGCGGTGTCTCGCTCATTGAATTGATGGTTGCATTGCTGATCGGCACGCTGTTGGTGATGGGCCTGGTCCAGGTGTTCTCGGCATCGAGAACGGCGTATCAGCTCTCCTCGGGTCTTGCACGTGCCCAGGAAAACGGCCGTTTCGCAATGGACATGTTGCAGCGCGACCTGCGGGTGGCCGGTCACATGGGCTGTGTCAACGATCAGGCTCGATTCCTGCCGGAGAACATCACGCCCTCACGCCCTGCCCTGGTGTCAACCTTTCTCAGCGCCGCCGATCAATTCAATGGAAATTTCGGTGCAGTGGGGGTATCTGCCCTCAGGTTCGACCAGATGGTGCAGGGATTTGATGCGAACGGCACGGCGTCGGGTCAAACCCTGACCTTGGCGGCGACTCCGGCGGTGGCACCGGATGGGAGCAGTTGGACTCCCGCACTGCCGGCCGATGTCCGGGCCGCGATGATTCGCCCGGTCAGCGGAAGCGATGTGCTGATCCTTCGGCATTTCGCGCCTGCAGGCGCACAGGTGACTTCGTTTACTCCGGGCGTTCCGGCCACCATTCAATTCAATACAGGGCACCTTGCGCGGCTCACCGAAGGTGTCACCAGCCCGCGTCTCCTAGGAATCGGCGACTGCATGACTGCCGCCGTGTTCGAAGCCGCAGGCGATCTGGACACCGGCACGATTACCGTCGCGACCGGGGGTGTCAGCCAGCGCAGCCTGACCGACCAGCCATTCGTCACCGGCCAAGCCATGCTGTACCGGGCCGAGAGCCTGGTCTATTACGTGGGAGTCAACGAGCAGGGTGTTCCATCGCTCTACCGCACCCGCTTCGGCCTCAACGGCATCGGCGCGTTGACGACGGCCAACGAGGAACTCGTGGAGGGCATCGAATCGATGCAGCTGCAGTACGGCGTCGACAGCGAGATCGGACTGCTCGCCCGCCCCACCGGAAACATCGGTCGCAGCCACGTCGCCTCGGCGCCCATTTTCACCGGCGGTTCCCCTGTGGCCAACGCCGATGTCTGGAGGCGGGTCGGTCTGGTCCAGGTCGGCCTTGTCGCGCGTAGTGCTGAACCCGCAGCAGTGGATCAACGCAGCACCAGCGATAACACGGGCGTTGCGCCGCTTTCCATCGTGGGCGTCCGGGTAACTCCGCCTGGTGATCGCTTCTACCGCACCGTCTACGAAGACTCGGTTGCATTGCGCAACCGGCTTTTCGGTAATTGA
- the pilV gene encoding type IV pilus modification protein PilV, with amino-acid sequence MKPLGSVRRGGRAAEQGFSLIEVLIALVVLAVGLLGLALLQTMNLRYTKSADQRTKAVNLAGSMLDMMRSNRSQAGAYTVAANDFQAVDATSGCGSPDAVGVNQNRTRWICEVVETLGPGAGGTVAFNGATATVVVTWEEDGLPTLDQAGRVELESIL; translated from the coding sequence ATGAAGCCGCTCGGAAGTGTGCGTCGCGGTGGTCGTGCGGCCGAACAGGGTTTCTCCCTCATCGAGGTATTGATCGCGCTAGTCGTGCTGGCCGTGGGCCTGCTCGGCCTTGCATTGCTGCAGACCATGAACTTGCGCTACACCAAGAGTGCCGATCAACGCACCAAGGCCGTCAATCTGGCGGGTTCGATGCTGGACATGATGCGCAGCAACCGTAGCCAGGCAGGGGCATACACGGTAGCCGCCAACGACTTCCAGGCTGTGGATGCGACCAGTGGATGTGGCTCGCCGGACGCGGTCGGCGTCAACCAGAACCGCACCCGGTGGATATGTGAAGTGGTGGAAACGTTGGGTCCGGGCGCAGGCGGTACGGTTGCGTTCAATGGCGCCACGGCGACGGTGGTGGTCACGTGGGAAGAAGACGGGTTGCCGACACTTGATCAGGCCGGACGCGTCGAACTGGAGAGCATTCTGTGA
- a CDS encoding GspH/FimT family pseudopilin has translation MRNRGFTLVELMVTIAIVAILAAIALPSFRASFRSNRLATTTNELLASLSLVRSEATRSTIGAGLCASDDGLSCSGTWDDGWLVWVDRPGGNAGQFNSGVDEVVRFIDGHRQMQLSATTAGSMANAIGFDQRGRPLAAASPVQITVQPEDCPQGSENVRVVSMTLAGQIKTVKGVCE, from the coding sequence ATGCGCAACAGGGGTTTCACGCTGGTGGAGCTGATGGTCACGATTGCCATCGTGGCAATCCTTGCAGCCATCGCGCTGCCGAGTTTTCGTGCGTCTTTTCGGAGCAATCGCCTGGCCACCACGACCAACGAACTCCTGGCGAGCCTGTCGCTGGTGCGCAGTGAGGCAACCAGAAGCACTATCGGGGCGGGCTTGTGCGCCAGCGATGACGGCCTGAGCTGCAGCGGAACTTGGGACGACGGCTGGCTGGTATGGGTTGATCGGCCGGGAGGCAATGCCGGACAGTTCAACTCCGGTGTGGATGAGGTGGTGCGCTTCATCGACGGGCATCGCCAGATGCAGCTGAGCGCCACGACGGCCGGAAGCATGGCCAACGCAATCGGTTTCGATCAGCGCGGCCGTCCACTTGCTGCGGCCTCGCCGGTCCAGATCACTGTGCAGCCCGAGGATTGTCCGCAGGGAAGTGAAAACGTGCGGGTGGTCAGCATGACGCTGGCAGGGCAGATCAAGACGGTGAAAGGAGTATGCGAATGA
- the ppnN gene encoding nucleotide 5'-monophosphate nucleosidase PpnN produces MAERNEASTMPVVNARIYPSGSLDVLSREEVARLKDASSGGLHDLLRRCALAVLTSGSASDDPRAAQELYPGFDIQVLQQDRGVRIELIDAPAMAFVDGEIIRGVAELLFAVVRDLAYRAIEFDDCAEEQQDSEGITNEIFGLLRNARLLQPADPNLVVCWGGHSINRDEYEYAKLVGYELGLRGMDICTGCGPGAMKAPMKGANVAHAKQRRTESRYIGITEPGIIAAESPNPIVNHLVIMPDIEKRLESFVRLGHGIIVFPGGVGTAEEILYLLGLLMREENADVPFPLILTGPTASAPYFEQIDQFLRLTLGDAATSRYEIIVADPAQVARRMAAGIKRVRSHRIEHKDSFYFNWSMTIPLEFQQPFVPTHEAMASLNLHRGRKPHELAADLRRAFSGIVAGNVKEDGMRRVEEHGPFQIHGDPDFMQALDALLQAFVAQRRMKISGQYRPCYEVVV; encoded by the coding sequence ATGGCAGAACGGAACGAGGCATCGACGATGCCGGTGGTGAATGCGCGGATCTATCCCAGCGGCAGCCTGGACGTGCTGTCGCGCGAGGAGGTCGCGCGGCTGAAGGATGCCTCGAGCGGCGGGCTGCACGACCTGCTGCGTCGCTGCGCGCTGGCGGTGCTGACCAGTGGCAGCGCCAGTGACGACCCGCGCGCTGCGCAGGAGCTGTATCCCGGATTCGACATCCAGGTGCTGCAGCAGGACCGGGGCGTACGCATCGAGCTCATCGATGCGCCGGCGATGGCCTTCGTCGATGGCGAGATCATCCGCGGCGTCGCCGAACTGCTGTTCGCGGTGGTGCGCGACCTCGCGTATCGCGCGATCGAGTTCGACGATTGCGCAGAGGAGCAACAGGATTCGGAAGGCATCACCAACGAGATCTTCGGCCTGCTGCGCAACGCGCGCCTGCTGCAGCCGGCGGACCCGAACCTGGTCGTGTGCTGGGGCGGCCACTCGATCAATCGCGACGAGTACGAGTACGCCAAACTGGTCGGTTACGAGCTCGGCCTGCGCGGCATGGACATCTGCACGGGCTGCGGCCCCGGTGCGATGAAGGCGCCGATGAAGGGCGCCAACGTGGCGCATGCCAAGCAGCGCCGCACCGAGTCGCGCTACATCGGCATCACCGAGCCCGGCATCATCGCCGCGGAGTCGCCGAACCCGATCGTCAACCACCTGGTGATCATGCCGGACATCGAGAAGCGCCTCGAATCGTTCGTCCGGCTCGGCCACGGCATCATCGTGTTTCCCGGCGGCGTGGGCACCGCGGAGGAGATCCTCTATCTCCTGGGGCTGCTGATGCGCGAGGAGAACGCGGACGTGCCGTTCCCGCTGATCCTCACCGGCCCGACCGCGTCGGCGCCGTATTTCGAGCAGATCGACCAGTTCCTGCGCCTGACGCTGGGCGACGCGGCGACATCGCGCTACGAGATCATCGTTGCCGATCCCGCGCAGGTCGCGCGTCGCATGGCCGCCGGCATCAAGCGCGTGCGCTCGCATCGCATCGAGCACAAGGATTCGTTCTACTTCAACTGGTCGATGACGATCCCGCTGGAATTCCAGCAGCCGTTCGTGCCCACCCACGAGGCGATGGCGTCCTTGAACCTGCACCGCGGCCGCAAGCCGCACGAACTCGCTGCCGACCTGCGCCGTGCGTTCTCCGGCATCGTCGCGGGCAACGTCAAGGAAGACGGCATGCGCCGGGTGGAGGAGCACGGCCCGTTCCAGATCCACGGCGACCCCGACTTCATGCAGGCGCTCGATGCGCTTCTGCAGGCGTTCGTCGCCCAGCGCCGGATGAAGATCTCCGGCCAGTACCGGCCGTGCTACGAGGTGGTGGTCTGA